One window of the Candidatus Sysuiplasma acidicola genome contains the following:
- a CDS encoding deoxyribonuclease IV → MLLGAHVGIGGGFENAVTSGLSIKADAIQIFTRNQMQWKAKPIEQSDAEQFRTVYGESGLKSIVAHGSYLINLASPEDRLRRISIEAAVDEMTRCGQLGVQTYIFHPGSHMGSGDEKGENTEVESLREVLRQTEGSDVRMALETMAGQGNVICHSFESIARILDAVDSPRLGTCIDSCHIFAAGYDIRNVKGLNATMKKFRDTIGMKRLLAFHLNDSRADLGKRLDRHENIGRGKIGIEGFRALMHYRGLSRIPMILETPGGEKAYRKEISTLRRL, encoded by the coding sequence TTGCTGCTTGGCGCTCACGTTGGCATTGGCGGCGGATTTGAAAACGCCGTCACATCGGGTCTCTCTATAAAGGCTGACGCAATCCAGATATTCACAAGAAACCAGATGCAGTGGAAGGCAAAACCGATCGAACAGAGTGACGCGGAACAGTTCAGAACAGTGTACGGCGAGTCAGGACTGAAGAGTATCGTTGCTCACGGTTCCTACCTCATCAATCTTGCCAGCCCCGAAGACAGGCTGAGACGCATTTCGATAGAAGCAGCTGTGGACGAAATGACAAGATGCGGCCAGCTTGGCGTGCAGACATACATTTTCCATCCCGGCAGCCACATGGGCTCCGGGGACGAGAAAGGTGAAAACACAGAGGTGGAGAGCCTGAGGGAAGTGCTTCGCCAGACGGAGGGTTCTGATGTGAGAATGGCTCTCGAAACCATGGCCGGACAGGGCAATGTGATATGCCACAGTTTCGAATCGATAGCACGCATCCTCGATGCCGTGGATTCGCCCAGACTCGGAACCTGCATAGACAGTTGCCACATATTTGCAGCAGGTTACGATATAAGAAACGTGAAAGGCCTGAATGCAACGATGAAAAAATTCCGGGACACAATTGGCATGAAGCGCCTGCTTGCATTTCATCTGAATGATTCCAGAGCAGACCTCGGGAAACGCCTTGACAGACATGAAAACATAGGCAGGGGAAAGATTGGAATAGAGGGATTCAGGGCACTGATGCATTACCGCGGGCTTTCCCGCATACCCATGATACTGGAGACGCCCGGCGGTGAGAAAGCATACAGAAAGGAAATATCGACGCTCAGGAGACTCTAG
- a CDS encoding response regulator: MKVLVVDDSSLTRAAMVAALSAYNYEIVGEGQDGNDAVRLYSEKNPDVVLIDLAMPNKDGLEAIKEILHSYPDAKIVAVSALYDRTMQKRAIELGASSYIIKPFELSELISVMSKFEK, translated from the coding sequence ATGAAAGTTCTGGTTGTTGATGATTCCTCTCTGACGCGGGCAGCAATGGTAGCGGCGCTTTCTGCGTACAATTATGAGATTGTGGGAGAGGGACAGGATGGAAATGATGCGGTGCGCTTATATTCGGAGAAGAATCCGGATGTTGTTCTCATAGATCTGGCTATGCCTAACAAGGACGGCCTGGAGGCCATAAAGGAGATACTGCACAGCTATCCGGATGCGAAGATAGTTGCAGTAAGCGCGCTGTATGACAGAACGATGCAAAAGAGAGCAATAGAGCTTGGAGCCTCATCATATATTATCAAACCATTTGAACTGAGCGAGCTCATAAGCGTCATGAGCAAGTTTGAGAAGTGA